A DNA window from Paenibacillus sp. HWE-109 contains the following coding sequences:
- a CDS encoding S41 family peptidase, whose product MNKQPRMKTMKVSLALASALMTVLPVSAIAQEDLQTQQVREIIGKLHVSGVTEEALANQSIKQMIEGLKDPYTVFFSQEEYGQFSSSLENNYVGMGARIGIDDQGVYLSEIFAGSPAEIAGLKRDDYVRAVDGVTASKTSIDEVRNKIVGVEGSKVKVTVERAGKELTVELTRKGVNVPEVYSKALTDGVGYIQITDFSSDADEDFDKQLQDLQAKGLKSLILDVRNNPGGLVDTAQNIAKHFVKEGVLIHTRDRNGVDDPVTITGGSELNIPVYVLANENSASASEVLSGALQDYKVAKVIGMQTYGKGSVQQLFQLDNKSALKVTIEEYLTPNKRKVNKVGITPDIKVDGSAAQLITALQVAGISDINVEITKHTVTYNGKELATGFGTFHEKGKLFANTRGLAALVGATITWNEANHTVDIADSKGTHAIPVEEDKLIIENGISYINVDLFDDYFPQLKVNDQGENVSIRAVKGN is encoded by the coding sequence GCCAAGAATGAAAACGATGAAAGTATCCTTAGCGTTAGCGTCGGCTCTAATGACGGTACTGCCTGTCAGTGCCATCGCACAAGAAGATTTGCAAACGCAGCAAGTGCGGGAAATTATCGGCAAACTGCATGTCAGTGGCGTGACAGAAGAAGCGCTGGCGAACCAAAGCATCAAGCAAATGATCGAAGGATTGAAAGATCCGTACACCGTCTTTTTTAGCCAAGAAGAGTATGGTCAATTCTCCAGTTCCTTGGAAAATAACTATGTCGGGATGGGCGCTCGCATCGGGATCGATGATCAGGGTGTCTATTTATCGGAAATTTTTGCCGGCTCGCCGGCCGAAATCGCTGGTTTGAAGCGTGATGATTATGTGCGTGCTGTTGATGGCGTCACAGCCTCCAAAACGTCGATAGATGAAGTGCGGAACAAGATTGTCGGCGTGGAAGGTTCCAAAGTGAAAGTAACCGTTGAACGGGCTGGTAAAGAACTGACCGTAGAATTAACGCGCAAAGGGGTTAATGTCCCTGAGGTGTATAGTAAAGCTTTGACCGATGGGGTTGGATACATTCAAATTACGGATTTCTCCAGTGATGCGGACGAGGATTTTGACAAGCAACTCCAGGATCTTCAGGCCAAAGGCTTGAAATCATTAATTCTCGACGTTCGCAACAACCCAGGCGGATTGGTCGATACGGCGCAGAACATTGCTAAGCATTTTGTCAAAGAAGGCGTTTTGATTCATACGAGAGATCGCAATGGTGTAGATGATCCTGTCACCATCACGGGTGGATCAGAGTTGAATATACCGGTGTATGTCTTGGCGAATGAGAACAGTGCAAGCGCATCTGAGGTACTGTCGGGAGCCTTGCAGGATTACAAAGTAGCGAAAGTTATTGGGATGCAAACGTATGGCAAAGGAAGCGTCCAGCAACTTTTCCAATTGGACAACAAAAGTGCTTTGAAGGTAACGATTGAAGAGTACCTGACACCGAACAAGCGCAAAGTGAACAAAGTGGGGATTACCCCGGATATCAAAGTAGATGGATCTGCCGCTCAATTGATTACGGCGTTGCAAGTCGCTGGCATTTCAGATATTAATGTGGAAATCACGAAACATACGGTGACCTATAATGGCAAGGAGCTGGCAACCGGATTTGGCACTTTCCATGAAAAAGGCAAATTGTTTGCTAATACCCGTGGGCTTGCCGCACTCGTCGGAGCCACCATCACTTGGAATGAAGCGAATCATACGGTTGATATTGCCGACAGCAAAGGCACGCATGCGATTCCGGTTGAAGAGGATAAATTGATTATTGAGAATGGGATTAGTTACATCAATGTGGATCTATTTGACGATTATTTTCCACAATTGAAAGTGAATGACCAAGGAGAGAATGTTTCCATTCGCGCTGTAAAGGGGAACTAG
- the mutL gene encoding DNA mismatch repair endonuclease MutL: MGKIQLLSEHIANQIAAGEVVERPSSVVKELVENSVDAASTRIDVTIEEGGLQLIRVADNGSGMALEDCELAFQRHATSKIATSKDLFSIRTLGFRGEALPSIASVSRLECVTSSTNDGLGRKIVIEGGTIRSVEETAASRGTEVTVRDLFYNTPARLKYMKTIQTELGHISDYLYRLALAHPGVAFTLKHNGNTLLQTLGNGDLLQVIAGIYGTAIGKQMLPIQVDSLDYTITGFVAKPEMTRANRGGISTIVNGRYVRNFALNQALLQGYHTLLPINRFPVAVLQIGMDPSLVDVNVHPSKLEVRFSKEAELTALIEAEVKRLFGRQVLIPQGVKPAAPKGAYVQEQLDLSRTLEPEAAPNPLSTTTTQSTAPVSLPSQREASGIGEPVSSPQIKEMVAPYRPEPLKSRETVAWTPPVQTPSSTPSTPNSSNANTYRAASASTPSYSPPVSNPRSTSIQQQRRTNEAFMDLLPKMEDSEAPKLPAFPRLDPIGQMHGTYLVAQNEDGLFLIDQHAAHERINYEYYYERFGNPAEASQELLVPITLEFTPAEAGLIADKLPLFEQAGVYMEAFGGNTFLVRAHPHWFPSGEEKGIVEEMCEWVLSEKKAVDIAKLREKAAIMCSCKASIKANQGLSVLEMETLIDRLASCRNPYTCPHGRPIVVSFTTYELEKMFKRVM, from the coding sequence ATGGGTAAAATTCAGCTTTTAAGTGAACATATCGCCAACCAGATTGCCGCAGGGGAAGTGGTGGAACGCCCATCCTCTGTGGTCAAGGAGTTGGTTGAGAACTCGGTCGATGCCGCCAGCACGCGGATTGACGTGACGATTGAAGAGGGCGGTCTGCAATTAATCCGTGTGGCGGATAATGGTTCCGGAATGGCCTTGGAAGATTGTGAATTAGCCTTTCAACGCCATGCGACAAGCAAAATTGCCACGAGCAAAGATTTGTTCTCTATTCGCACGCTAGGCTTTCGGGGGGAGGCGCTGCCCAGTATTGCCTCTGTATCAAGACTCGAATGTGTCACAAGTTCAACGAACGATGGATTGGGCCGGAAAATTGTCATCGAAGGCGGCACGATTCGAAGCGTGGAAGAAACGGCCGCATCCCGTGGGACGGAAGTCACAGTACGGGATTTATTTTACAACACGCCAGCTCGGTTGAAATATATGAAAACGATTCAGACAGAGCTCGGGCATATCTCTGATTATTTGTACCGCTTGGCGCTTGCGCACCCCGGTGTTGCTTTCACCTTGAAGCATAATGGCAACACACTGCTCCAAACACTTGGCAATGGGGATTTGCTGCAAGTCATTGCCGGCATTTATGGCACAGCCATCGGCAAGCAAATGCTGCCCATCCAAGTGGACAGCTTGGATTACACCATCACGGGCTTCGTCGCGAAGCCTGAGATGACGCGCGCGAACCGCGGCGGTATCTCGACCATTGTGAATGGTCGCTATGTGCGCAATTTCGCGCTGAATCAAGCGCTGCTGCAGGGGTACCATACCCTGCTGCCGATCAACCGCTTTCCCGTTGCGGTGCTGCAAATCGGGATGGACCCGTCCTTGGTGGATGTGAACGTACATCCTTCCAAGCTGGAGGTCCGCTTCAGCAAGGAAGCGGAATTGACGGCGCTTATCGAAGCGGAAGTGAAGCGCTTGTTTGGTCGGCAGGTCTTGATTCCGCAAGGCGTCAAGCCAGCCGCTCCCAAAGGGGCTTACGTTCAGGAGCAGCTGGATCTGTCGCGGACGTTGGAACCGGAAGCGGCTCCCAACCCGCTGTCAACGACGACAACGCAGAGCACCGCTCCTGTTTCGTTGCCGAGTCAACGAGAGGCAAGCGGTATCGGAGAGCCCGTATCGTCGCCGCAGATCAAAGAAATGGTTGCGCCATATCGGCCAGAACCGCTTAAATCGCGTGAGACGGTTGCCTGGACGCCTCCTGTCCAGACACCGAGTAGTACGCCAAGTACGCCAAACTCAAGCAATGCGAACACATATCGAGCAGCTTCTGCATCGACACCTTCCTACTCGCCTCCTGTCAGCAATCCAAGAAGCACATCCATTCAGCAGCAGCGGCGTACGAATGAAGCTTTTATGGACTTGCTGCCCAAGATGGAGGACAGCGAGGCACCCAAGCTGCCGGCATTTCCGCGATTGGACCCGATCGGCCAAATGCACGGCACCTATCTGGTCGCGCAGAACGAAGACGGCTTGTTCTTGATTGACCAGCATGCAGCCCATGAGCGTATTAACTATGAATATTACTATGAGCGTTTTGGCAATCCTGCTGAGGCAAGCCAAGAATTGCTCGTTCCGATAACGTTGGAGTTTACGCCAGCGGAGGCAGGCTTGATTGCGGATAAACTGCCCCTTTTTGAACAGGCTGGCGTGTATATGGAAGCTTTCGGCGGCAATACTTTTCTGGTGCGCGCTCATCCCCATTGGTTCCCGTCCGGTGAAGAGAAAGGGATTGTGGAAGAAATGTGCGAATGGGTGCTCAGCGAGAAGAAGGCTGTTGACATTGCCAAGCTGCGGGAGAAGGCGGCCATTATGTGTTCCTGCAAAGCCTCAATCAAAGCCAATCAAGGACTTAGCGTACTTGAGATGGAAACGTTGATTGATCGTCTTGCCAGCTGCCGTAATCCTTATACATGCCCGCATGGACGGCCCATTGTTGTCAGTTTTACAACTTATGAACTGGAAAAAATGTTTAAGCGAGTGATGTGA
- a CDS encoding class I SAM-dependent methyltransferase, whose product MAAIYNGRLVPRKKYALEHLRRNHQDNALLLVTRDEIRYYEDEHPAYFFHPSMALVRVKRMQRGESDLLIEVSGAASGHVIVDCTAGLASDAIVFSYAVGSQGSVTAIESEDIPAMLIHEGLAVYESEVAELNEAMRRIKVLKMQHLAYLQQLADQSVDIVYFDPMFRSPIEESQAISHLRRSANDDAVSLASISEAKRVARKSIVLKENRDSQEFARLGFEHVLRSTTKTTYGVIRLC is encoded by the coding sequence TTGGCTGCTATTTATAACGGCCGACTTGTTCCCCGCAAAAAGTATGCTTTGGAACATCTTAGAAGAAATCATCAGGATAATGCCCTACTGCTTGTGACGAGGGATGAGATCAGGTACTATGAAGATGAACATCCTGCGTATTTTTTTCACCCGAGCATGGCACTCGTTCGTGTTAAACGCATGCAGCGAGGCGAGTCAGACCTCTTGATTGAAGTGTCAGGCGCCGCAAGCGGCCATGTGATCGTGGACTGTACGGCTGGCCTGGCATCGGATGCCATCGTGTTTTCTTATGCGGTTGGCTCGCAGGGAAGCGTGACTGCCATTGAAAGTGAAGACATACCAGCGATGCTGATACATGAAGGGCTAGCTGTTTATGAATCTGAAGTTGCTGAGCTTAACGAAGCTATGAGACGGATTAAAGTCCTTAAGATGCAACATCTCGCTTATTTGCAGCAGTTGGCTGATCAGAGTGTGGATATCGTCTATTTTGATCCGATGTTTCGGAGTCCTATTGAGGAATCACAAGCGATTTCTCATCTAAGACGCAGCGCGAACGATGATGCGGTCAGTTTAGCATCAATCTCAGAAGCTAAACGTGTGGCCCGCAAGAGCATCGTGCTCAAAGAAAACAGAGACAGTCAAGAGTTTGCCCGGCTCGGATTCGAGCATGTGTTACGATCGACGACCAAAACAACCTATGGAGTGATTCGACTGTGTTAG
- the miaA gene encoding tRNA (adenosine(37)-N6)-dimethylallyltransferase MiaA has protein sequence MLAPSAKPKLLVLLGPTAVGKTKLSLEIAQQFGCEIISGDSMQVYRGMDIGTAKASAAEQKLVPHHLIDIHDPSYPFSAAEFQERVKDLIMDIHSRGKLPFIVGGTGLYIESVCYNYQFTDVSMDEAFRQEQEAFALTYGDEALHEKLRQIDPGSADRLHANDRRRVIRALEIYHISGETMSAHLAAQKKESPYELCIIGLTMDRALLYKRIEERIDAMMQEGLIEEVQSLLAAGCPKQAISMQALGYKEIVGYLEGEMSLEEAVTLLKRDTRRFAKRQLSWFRHMKDIHWVDVTDSANFSAHFQIINDILAGKFVHKIEYN, from the coding sequence GTGTTAGCCCCATCAGCCAAGCCGAAATTACTCGTGCTGCTTGGTCCCACGGCAGTTGGCAAGACGAAGCTGAGCCTGGAAATTGCCCAGCAATTTGGCTGCGAAATTATATCCGGAGATTCCATGCAGGTTTACCGCGGGATGGATATCGGAACGGCCAAAGCCAGCGCTGCCGAGCAGAAGCTTGTCCCGCATCATTTGATCGATATTCATGATCCTTCGTATCCCTTTTCGGCTGCCGAATTTCAGGAGCGTGTGAAGGATTTAATTATGGATATCCATTCGCGCGGCAAGCTGCCATTTATCGTTGGAGGAACAGGTCTCTATATCGAGTCCGTCTGTTACAACTATCAATTTACGGATGTAAGTATGGATGAGGCGTTCCGCCAAGAACAGGAAGCGTTCGCGCTCACTTATGGCGATGAAGCCCTGCATGAGAAGCTGCGGCAGATTGATCCAGGCAGTGCGGATCGTCTGCATGCCAATGATCGCAGGCGTGTTATACGAGCCCTTGAGATTTATCATATCTCGGGTGAAACGATGTCTGCCCACTTGGCAGCCCAAAAAAAAGAATCGCCCTACGAACTATGTATCATTGGTTTAACGATGGATCGTGCCCTCTTATACAAGCGTATTGAAGAGCGGATCGACGCGATGATGCAGGAGGGCCTTATTGAAGAAGTTCAATCCCTTCTAGCCGCTGGCTGTCCGAAACAGGCGATTTCGATGCAAGCACTCGGATACAAAGAAATTGTGGGGTATCTAGAAGGCGAAATGAGTCTTGAAGAGGCTGTTACCTTGTTAAAGCGTGATACACGCCGATTTGCCAAGCGACAATTGTCCTGGTTTCGGCATATGAAAGACATTCATTGGGTAGATGTTACGGATTCAGCAAATTTTTCTGCCCATTTCCAAATTATTAATGATATACTAGCAGGAAAGTTTGTACATAAAATTGAATATAATTAA
- the hfq gene encoding RNA chaperone Hfq: MNRSINIQDNFLNQLRKESIPVTVYLTNGFQIRGLIRAFDNFTIIIDSEGRQQMVYKHAISTFTPQRAVSLMAAAEATE; encoded by the coding sequence ATGAACAGATCCATTAATATCCAGGACAATTTTCTTAACCAACTACGCAAAGAGAGCATTCCCGTCACCGTCTATTTAACTAATGGGTTCCAAATCAGAGGACTAATTCGTGCTTTCGACAACTTCACCATCATCATTGATAGTGAAGGCCGTCAACAAATGGTTTACAAGCATGCGATCTCAACCTTCACACCGCAACGTGCCGTTTCACTCATGGCTGCGGCTGAAGCAACGGAATAA
- a CDS encoding transglycosylase domain-containing protein, whose translation MEKPTNKQTTTSTKSKPQGSNKSSKKKGFSFRKLIMGTIIAGILAVICALAIYIVVIMSGFKILESNIDKIETTNESTLIYAQEEGKDKDGKDKPPTEISKIYKGENRESVNIKDVPERLKQAFIATEDRRFEQHAGVDFWAIGRALVKDVIHMSAVEGGSTITQQLAKNVFLSSEKTAFRKGTEMSIAFALDEKYTKDEILERYLNRIFFGSNAYGIKAAAKVYFGKSNLNDLKIWEMATLAALPKAPSKYSPIKNPDLSKERRAVVLRLMTDQGYITEAERAEAAAVDYVAPAASTQGSQAYASYVDYVMNEAEDMYGIDEDELLTKGYRIYTSMNVNAQKVMEQTYANPKFFQADASDGEKIQSAMVIMDNKTGGLMAMIGGRDYKSRGFSRVYSKRQPGSSFKPIAAYGPALESGNYTPYSMMDDTQTSFGNGTYSPRNYDRITHGQVTMFEAVKKSYNLAPVWLLDQIKVPTALKFAEKLGIKLNEKNDRNLAIALGGLSDGVSPLQMAAAYTAFANQGVQNKTHAILRITDAHDKEIAVYKPEKKQVIQPKTSYYMTLLLQGVVEKGGTGTQAKMNRPVAGKTGTTGLDIKGLEKFDRDVWFVGYTPEWTAAVWEGFDKVDAKHYVTIGSGSPSSIFKEVMTESLKGRPVTNFVKPEGVQDLTEPPSGIADLAAVYVPETKLVQVTWASQGDKIAYRLFRKGANEPEAKMIIQTPTPGINDTSMNRGDTYQYYVVPLNLETNIEGAKSNVATVEIPKDDTLPGGVSPSPSPGVSPSPSPSPSPGNGKDPIVPSPSPGTKPTPSPTPSGKPGTSPTPSPTANPNPSPSPSPSPSPVNKPVDGPADKPKDGKEDALAPKAQ comes from the coding sequence TTGGAGAAACCTACGAATAAGCAAACTACAACGAGTACGAAATCGAAGCCACAAGGCAGCAATAAAAGCTCTAAGAAGAAGGGGTTTAGCTTTCGCAAGTTGATTATGGGTACGATCATTGCAGGTATATTAGCTGTTATCTGTGCCTTAGCCATCTATATCGTCGTTATTATGAGTGGTTTCAAGATTTTGGAGAGCAACATTGATAAAATTGAAACGACAAATGAATCCACTCTTATTTATGCCCAGGAAGAAGGCAAAGATAAGGATGGGAAAGATAAGCCGCCAACCGAAATTTCCAAAATCTACAAAGGCGAGAACCGTGAGAGCGTCAATATTAAAGATGTGCCTGAGCGCTTGAAGCAAGCCTTCATTGCCACAGAAGACCGCCGTTTTGAGCAGCACGCAGGGGTCGACTTCTGGGCGATTGGCAGGGCTCTGGTCAAAGACGTCATACATATGAGCGCAGTAGAAGGCGGCAGCACAATTACGCAGCAGCTTGCCAAAAATGTGTTTCTCAGCTCGGAGAAAACAGCGTTCCGTAAAGGGACGGAAATGTCAATTGCTTTTGCACTGGACGAGAAATATACGAAGGATGAAATTCTTGAACGCTATTTGAACCGAATATTTTTCGGGAGCAATGCTTATGGAATTAAAGCGGCAGCCAAGGTTTACTTTGGTAAATCGAATCTGAATGACTTGAAAATCTGGGAGATGGCTACACTAGCCGCTTTGCCTAAGGCGCCATCGAAATATTCGCCAATCAAGAATCCGGATCTTTCCAAAGAGCGTCGTGCGGTTGTGCTAAGACTGATGACGGATCAAGGCTATATTACCGAAGCTGAGCGTGCAGAGGCAGCGGCTGTTGATTATGTGGCGCCTGCGGCTTCAACACAAGGCTCACAAGCGTATGCTTCTTATGTTGACTATGTGATGAATGAAGCCGAAGATATGTATGGCATTGATGAAGATGAATTGCTGACAAAAGGCTATCGCATCTACACGTCGATGAATGTGAATGCTCAAAAAGTGATGGAGCAAACGTACGCGAATCCAAAATTCTTCCAAGCAGATGCTTCCGATGGCGAGAAGATTCAAAGCGCAATGGTTATCATGGATAATAAAACGGGCGGTTTGATGGCGATGATTGGCGGTCGAGATTATAAATCGAGGGGCTTCAGTCGGGTTTATTCCAAAAGACAGCCAGGCTCCTCGTTTAAGCCGATTGCTGCTTACGGGCCTGCTTTGGAAAGCGGGAACTATACGCCTTACTCCATGATGGACGATACCCAAACGTCTTTCGGCAATGGAACGTATTCGCCTCGAAACTATGACCGGATTACTCATGGTCAAGTAACGATGTTTGAGGCTGTTAAGAAATCCTACAACTTGGCTCCTGTATGGTTGTTGGACCAAATTAAAGTGCCGACCGCATTGAAATTTGCCGAAAAGCTAGGCATTAAATTAAATGAGAAGAATGATCGCAACTTGGCTATCGCGCTAGGCGGTCTGAGCGATGGCGTGTCGCCGCTTCAAATGGCAGCAGCTTACACGGCATTTGCGAATCAAGGCGTGCAAAACAAAACGCATGCTATTCTCCGAATTACAGATGCACACGATAAGGAAATTGCGGTCTATAAGCCAGAGAAGAAACAAGTGATCCAACCGAAAACCTCTTACTATATGACCTTGCTGTTGCAGGGGGTAGTTGAGAAGGGCGGGACGGGGACACAAGCGAAAATGAACCGTCCGGTTGCCGGTAAAACAGGAACGACAGGCTTGGATATCAAAGGCTTGGAGAAATTCGACCGTGATGTGTGGTTCGTCGGTTACACGCCAGAGTGGACAGCCGCTGTGTGGGAAGGCTTCGACAAGGTAGATGCCAAGCACTACGTCACGATCGGCAGCGGAAGCCCGTCTTCCATTTTCAAAGAAGTGATGACGGAGTCCTTGAAAGGTCGTCCGGTAACGAATTTCGTGAAACCGGAGGGTGTTCAGGATTTAACTGAACCGCCAAGCGGCATTGCTGATTTAGCGGCTGTCTACGTGCCTGAAACGAAACTAGTGCAAGTCACATGGGCATCACAGGGAGACAAGATTGCTTATCGACTGTTCCGTAAAGGTGCCAATGAACCAGAGGCGAAAATGATCATTCAAACGCCGACGCCAGGTATTAACGATACCTCGATGAACAGAGGAGACACGTATCAATATTATGTTGTTCCTCTTAATTTGGAGACGAATATTGAAGGCGCCAAATCGAATGTGGCAACGGTCGAGATACCTAAGGACGACACACTGCCTGGCGGCGTAAGTCCTTCACCATCACCAGGTGTCTCGCCATCACCATCGCCTTCGCCTTCACCTGGGAATGGGAAAGATCCCATTGTTCCTTCGCCTTCGCCGGGAACCAAGCCGACACCATCGCCTACGCCTTCGGGTAAGCCTGGTACGAGTCCAACACCTAGCCCAACTGCGAACCCGAATCCGAGCCCAAGTCCGAGTCCATCGCCTTCTCCAGTGAATAAGCCTGTTGATGGACCGGCAGATAAGCCCAAGGATGGCAAAGAGGACGCACTGGCACCGAAAGCACAATAA
- a CDS encoding peptidylprolyl isomerase, whose translation MNLFKSTKLLPIALIGLTLFASACGNKPTETTGGTATPKSGTATTAPTATPATSATASPAAGAAKQWTKAPDMMIDVKKTYQADVVTSKGSFTIDLFADEAPKTVNNFVFLSKEGFYNNITFHRIIKTFMIQTGDPKGTGTGGPGYKFADELKTTHKYEAGIVAMANSGPNTNGSQFFICSGDDCASLNKSPNYSIFGKVTAEGMATIAKIAETPVEMGGEATPSKPKEKVTITSITIKEK comes from the coding sequence ATGAACTTGTTTAAATCAACGAAGCTGCTTCCCATTGCATTAATTGGATTGACTTTATTCGCCTCAGCATGCGGCAATAAACCTACAGAAACAACCGGCGGCACAGCTACTCCCAAAAGTGGCACAGCAACAACGGCTCCAACAGCCACGCCAGCAACTTCCGCAACAGCTTCACCTGCCGCAGGAGCAGCCAAGCAATGGACGAAGGCGCCTGATATGATGATTGATGTCAAGAAAACGTATCAAGCCGATGTCGTAACATCCAAAGGTTCATTCACGATTGATCTATTCGCTGATGAAGCGCCAAAAACGGTAAATAACTTCGTTTTCTTGTCCAAAGAAGGGTTTTACAACAACATTACGTTTCACCGTATTATCAAAACGTTCATGATTCAAACGGGAGATCCCAAAGGCACAGGCACCGGCGGACCGGGATATAAATTCGCTGATGAGTTGAAAACAACACATAAATATGAAGCAGGCATTGTCGCTATGGCGAATTCCGGTCCGAATACAAACGGCAGTCAGTTCTTCATTTGTTCCGGTGATGATTGCGCATCCCTGAACAAATCGCCGAATTATTCTATTTTCGGAAAAGTAACAGCGGAAGGCATGGCCACGATTGCCAAAATCGCGGAAACGCCAGTAGAGATGGGCGGAGAAGCGACGCCATCCAAGCCAAAGGAAAAAGTGACCATTACATCGATCACGATTAAAGAGAAATAG
- a CDS encoding alpha/beta hydrolase has product MKQPCLLFHGFTGGPYEVEPLARHLRERGQSCEVPNLPWNGDSYHHLKASHWEDWVRAAEAHAQSMTARHGSFDMIGFSMGGLLAAYLSVRYPIRKLILLNTAVIYVSPGRMLEVIRDEWKYQRKVSLVKATSTPLRATWQFTRLVRHLKPELSQVNIPTMIAQSEKDQVIHPQSARYIYSKLRGPREIHWHPRSNHLICHSDDAPNLFRQVSVFLDKE; this is encoded by the coding sequence GTGAAACAACCCTGTTTATTGTTCCACGGATTTACAGGCGGGCCCTACGAAGTCGAACCGTTAGCTCGGCATTTGCGTGAACGCGGACAAAGTTGCGAGGTTCCGAATCTGCCTTGGAATGGGGATTCTTATCACCACTTGAAAGCTTCTCATTGGGAAGATTGGGTGCGGGCGGCTGAAGCTCATGCCCAGAGCATGACCGCGAGACACGGTTCTTTTGATATGATTGGCTTCTCCATGGGGGGGCTGCTTGCTGCTTATTTATCCGTCAGATATCCGATCAGAAAGCTTATTCTGCTGAACACGGCAGTTATTTATGTCAGTCCCGGGCGAATGCTGGAAGTAATTCGCGATGAGTGGAAGTACCAACGGAAAGTCAGTCTGGTGAAAGCCACATCGACACCGCTCCGAGCCACCTGGCAATTTACTCGACTGGTACGGCATCTGAAACCGGAACTAAGTCAAGTGAACATACCGACTATGATTGCGCAGTCCGAAAAAGATCAGGTGATACATCCGCAAAGCGCACGCTACATTTATAGTAAGCTGAGAGGGCCACGCGAGATCCATTGGCATCCCAGATCCAATCATCTGATTTGTCATAGTGACGATGCACCGAATTTGTTTCGTCAAGTTAGCGTATTTTTGGATAAGGAGTAA
- a CDS encoding YdcF family protein → MAAKAPMNNKQRTVAPKSKKTGKLPKSKLRRTFTNLFRLIVIVFLLGVAWIAYVQWKVQVAPNQPLPDQVDVGIVLGASLRMDIPSPGLQERLDLAVNLYKQGKFKQLIVSGGLDHNGSKLTEAEGMRDYLVKQGLPAKSILLEPKATSTYENLLFSKQIMDKQGLVSSIIVTHQFHGSRSLDIAETIGLKQPIVSSTKSEVLFMPYHEARETLAYTKWFLTKMRLKAGV, encoded by the coding sequence ATGGCAGCGAAGGCCCCTATGAACAATAAACAAAGAACCGTTGCTCCAAAATCTAAAAAAACTGGAAAATTACCGAAATCAAAGCTTAGACGCACGTTTACTAACTTATTTCGTCTAATCGTCATTGTTTTCTTACTAGGTGTTGCCTGGATTGCCTATGTGCAATGGAAAGTACAAGTAGCTCCCAACCAACCTTTGCCGGATCAAGTCGATGTAGGGATTGTTCTAGGCGCCTCTTTACGGATGGATATACCGAGTCCTGGACTGCAAGAACGATTGGATTTAGCTGTCAATTTATATAAGCAGGGTAAATTCAAACAATTGATCGTTAGCGGCGGGTTGGATCATAACGGGTCTAAGCTAACAGAAGCGGAAGGCATGCGTGATTATTTGGTGAAACAAGGATTGCCTGCCAAAAGCATTCTGCTGGAGCCTAAAGCTACCAGCACCTATGAAAATCTGCTGTTCAGCAAGCAAATTATGGATAAGCAGGGTCTGGTGAGCTCGATTATCGTCACCCATCAATTCCATGGTTCACGCTCGTTGGACATTGCTGAAACGATTGGCTTGAAACAGCCAATTGTCTCCTCTACGAAGTCTGAGGTACTGTTCATGCCTTATCATGAGGCAAGGGAAACGTTGGCGTATACGAAGTGGTTTTTGACGAAAATGCGGCTCAAAGCTGGCGTGTAA